In Sulfuritortus calidifontis, the sequence CGATGAACACCGGGATCTGGACCAGGATGGGCAGGCAGCCGCCCAAGGGGTTGATCTTCTCCTCCTGGTAGATCTTCATCATCGCCTCGTGCAGCTTCTGCCGGTCGTCGCCGAACTTTTCCTTCAGGCTCTGCAGGCGTGGCGCCAGCTTGCGCATCTGGGCCATGGACTTGTAGCTGGCGGCCGACAGCGGATAGAAGGCGCCCTTGATCAGCACGGTGAGCAGGATGATCGCCACGCCCCAGTTGTCGACCAGCTTGTTCAGCCAGTTGAGCAGCATGAACAGCGGATAGGCCAGCACGTGCAGCCAGCCGTAATCCACCACCAGATCGAGGCCGGGGGCCAGCGCCTTCAGCTTGTCCTGCTCCTGCGGGCCGGCATAGAGCCGGGTGGCGACCGACTTGCTCTCGCCCGGCGCCAGCTTGAGGACGGGCAGGATCATGCCGGCGGCATATTCATCGTTGCCCAGGGCGCGGGTGTAGAACTCGCGCCGGCCGCTATCGGTCGGGTTCTGGGTCAGCCAGGCCGAGACGAAGTGGTGCTGGACCATGGCGACCCAGCCATCCTGCGCCTCTTTCACGTGCTCCGCCTTGCCCTCGGCGATCTTCTTGAAATCGATTTTCTGGAACTTGCTGGCCTCGGTGTAGACCGCCGGGCCGGTAAAGGTGTGCATCAGGGCCGACTGGCCCTCGGGCGCCTGGCTGTGACGCATCAACTGGTAATAGGGGAAGGCATCGACCGTGGCCTGGCCGAGGTTGCGCACCGTCTGCTCGAGCTCGACCGCATAGCTGCCGCGGCGGAAGGAATAGGTCTTGGTCAGCTCGACGCCGCCGGACTGGGCGCGCAGAGTGAGCTTGACCACGTCCTGGCCGGGCTTCAGCTCACGCTCGCCCGGCACCAGTTCGAACACGGTCTTGTGGTTGGGCAGGTCATGGCCGATCAGGCCGGACTGGGCGAAGTAGTTGCGGCCCTGCCGCTCTTCCAACAGGCGGAAGGGTTTGGTCTTGTCTTCGTCCTGGTGATAGTGGCTGAGATCCAACTCGCGGATGTCGCCGCCGTTGGCGTCGATCACCGCGGTCAGCACGTCGGTCTTGATCACCGCCCGCGCGCCCTTGGCCGCGCCGCCCTTCGGCGTCTCGCTGGCCGCATCGGTCGCCTGCAGGGCCTGGCCCGGGGT encodes:
- the yidC gene encoding membrane protein insertase YidC — its product is MDTQRLIAFVVFSFSLLMLWEAWQDYNKPKQPSAAVAQQAAPSQGALPTPGQALQATDAASETPKGGAAKGARAVIKTDVLTAVIDANGGDIRELDLSHYHQDEDKTKPFRLLEERQGRNYFAQSGLIGHDLPNHKTVFELVPGERELKPGQDVVKLTLRAQSGGVELTKTYSFRRGSYAVELEQTVRNLGQATVDAFPYYQLMRHSQAPEGQSALMHTFTGPAVYTEASKFQKIDFKKIAEGKAEHVKEAQDGWVAMVQHHFVSAWLTQNPTDSGRREFYTRALGNDEYAAGMILPVLKLAPGESKSVATRLYAGPQEQDKLKALAPGLDLVVDYGWLHVLAYPLFMLLNWLNKLVDNWGVAIILLTVLIKGAFYPLSAASYKSMAQMRKLAPRLQSLKEKFGDDRQKLHEAMMKIYQEEKINPLGGCLPILVQIPVFIALYWVLLGAVELRQAPFALWITDLSASDPYYVLPVVMAITMFIQQKLSPTPPDPVQAKVMMIMPIVFSVFFFFFPAGLVLYWLVNNVLSILQQWRINTVIERAGKK